The Paenibacillus spongiae nucleotide sequence TTAACCGTTCCAACCCTATTGAAGAGGCGGATTCTTAGGAATCCGCCTCTTTCTTATTCCCCTTATTTAAAGGGGGCTGAACGGCGCCTCAAGTCATGTTCGACTCTCGGCTCGTACAGCCCCCTTGTTTATGCCACCTATGAGGTTCTGAACCTCGACAACGATTCTTTCAATTCCTTCGATACCGTCTCCAGCTTATCCGAAAGCTTGACCAGTCCTTCACTGATATTCGTTTGTTCATTGCTCAGCGACGCGACTTCTTCCGAGGTTGCAGACGATTCTTCCGCAACTGCGCTTACGTTGCCCATCGCTTCAGACAATACGACTTGGGAATGCTCCAGGACCGTAATGGACTCCGTAACGGATTGCAGACGCTGCACGAACTCGCCCATCTGGCTTTGAACCGTCAAGAAAATTTGGTTCGCTTCTTTCACTGAACCGATCTGCTCCTGGAAGATCGGGTAAGCATTCGACAATACTTGGACGGTTTCGTCGATCTCTTTTTGAATGGTCTCCGTAATTTGGCCGACGATATCAATCGACTGCCTGGATTGATCGGCTAGTTTCCGAATTTCATCGGCGACTACCATGAAGCCCTTGCCAGCCGTGCCCGCACGAGCCGCCTCAATCGTTGCATTGAGAGAAAGTATATTCGTCTGCTTCGAAATATTGTTCAGCATATCCAGAATTTTGCGGATGGATCGGGTGCTTTCTTTCAGACGGTCGACCTTCTCGACCATGGAGCGGATCATTTCTTCGGTTAGTCCCGTCTTCTCAATAAGAATATTCATGTAGGACGTACCCTGCTGACTTGCCATCTCCACTTCCATCGCTGCCGAACCCATTTGACCATTGGCGCTCATTACTTGATTCATCTGCTGCCCCATATCGCCGGTCAAATCGCTTCCCTTCTCCGCTTCAACCGCCAGACTTGTTGCGCCGTTAGCGATCTCTTCCGTCGCAACGGCGATTTCCTTCGCGGATATCGCGGTTTTCTTCGAAGCATCCGCCAGATCGCCTGCCGTATTAAGCACATCCTGGGCGGACTGGTTCGTTTGATTCACAAGCTCCGTAATCTGAGTCATCATTTGATTGAAGCTTTGCGATAACTGGCCGATCTCGTCTTTGCCCTTGAAGTCGGAGCGTACCGACAGGTTGCCTTGTTCCCCTTCATTCATCAGGTTGCGAAGCTTAACGAGCGGTATTGCCACCATGCGAATGACGAAGATCCCGATACCGATAGCCAGAAGCGCTGCAAGACCGGCTATGATCCACGTCATGCCTTGAATTCTGCCCGCATCCTTCACCAGCTCGTGAACCGGAACCGCCCCCAACAAGCGCCAATTCATCGAATCGAAGTTATTATAGATGGCTAGTACGTCCTCGCCAGCATTGTCGGTGGCTTCGAAAGCGTCCTTCGTCTTCTTCTTATCGAATTTCGGAAGGGTTACCTCGGCAGGTTTGCCTACATGCTCCAGATCTGTATCGTAAACAATTTTATTATCCGAATCGATGATCGTGATTTTGCTGCCTTCGCCGATATTAAGGTCCTCGAGCTGGCTTGTTAACTGCTTCAAATGAATTTCCAAGGCAAGGACAAAGTTGCCTTCGTTGGTCGAGGTGTTCTTAATAAGACGCGAAAGCGCGAATGTTGGAGCACCCGAGTTACTCAATCCTTTGGGCTGAACAGGGATCCACAGGACCCGGCCATCCTGCTCTACGACTTGCTTGAACCAATCGGTTTGTTGCGCATTCTCGATCGACGTTCCATTCGCGATCGTAGGCTTCCCCTCCTGGAGAGGAATCAGATTGACGCTGGCTACCGTCTGGTTACCCATTATGTACATCATAAGGCTGTCCGTAATTTTGCGTACAGCTTCGAATTTGGTATATTCATCCGTTGAGTTCATGACGACCTGCATCTGAGCCTGTAAGGATTTATCCAGCATCATCTGCATGGACAGGTCTTCATAATTCTGAAACATCAGATCAAGCTTTCCGGTCGATTGCCCAAGAGCGACTGTACTGAATTCCGAAACCTTTTTCTTAATAATCGATTTCGACGTCGAATAGGAAGATAAACCTACAACAAGCACACACAGCAATATGGCGGAGAAAATAATGAAGAACAGCTTCACTCCGACGGATTTCATGGGACTGCTTATGTTAATCCCATTGCGTGTCGACTTGTAGAACGCGCTTACACTTTTCATGCTTTCTGCTTTCGATTTGACTTTTTTCTTTTCTTTCGATTTCATCGCGGAACACCACCTGGTATTTTAATCTTATATATTATGTTGATCTTACATCCTATTACAGCTTGATTGCGGCGATATGCAGCCCCGATCCCCCGTCAAATCCATTTCAGCCATTCAAAATTACGAAGCCTCCTATTTTCTATGAGTCTTTGTACACAAATGCCATTTCATCGCCTATCTCGTATATCGGCGGTTTAAGACAATAAAGTTAGAACAAATGCAGAATTAGTTCCAGAAAAAAAACCTCCTTCAGGCCATTAGACCGATATATCGGATAGGTCCGGAGAACCCCTTGGAAGCGGCAAGCGGGTTTGACTTCTCAGTCAAGCCTATTTCGTGCCTCGCAAAAAAAAAACAAAACAAGCCCGGAACCGTTTCAGGATCCAGGCTTGTCTCATGTTGAATGCCTCTATTGCGAGGATTCTTTGCTATTGCGAATATTTTTATTATGCTCCTTTAGTGTACGGGCGAACAGATGCTTGTTGCTGCCGTCTTTCTTGGTCACATAATACAGATAATCCGTCTTCTCCGGAAAGAGAGCCGCTTCAATCGATTTCATGCTCGGCGAAGCAATCGGCCCTGGCGGGAGACCCTTGATTTGATACGTATTGTAGGGGCTGTCCACGAGCAGGTCTTTCTCAAACAAACGCTCCTTGGGCTTGTCCAACGAGTATTGAACGGTCGCGTCGATTTGCAGCGGCATCTTCTTCGCCAAACGGTTGTAGATGATGCCGGCAACGATCGGCCGTTCTTCGTCCACAACAACCTCGCGTTCCACCAACGAGGCGATCGTCATGAGCTGATGAAAATCGATGTTCAGATCGGCAAGCGTATCATCCCAGTTCTCAGGAAGCGTGTTCAGCTTGCGGTCCAGCTCCTTCAGCATCCGCTCGATAATCATTTCCGGCGTGCTGCCCTTCTCTAATTCATACGTTTCCGGGAACATGTAGCCTTCCAGACGATGCTTGATTTGTTTGTTATTCTTCGGAATCGACCGGACCGCTTCCGCATCGCCCCACGTCTTATCCGAGTTCGCCAGCTTCAGGAAGGAATCGCGGTCAACGATGCCCGCTTTGCTAAGTGTATCGGCAATCTGTTCCACCGTATATCCTTCCGGAATGGTGAAGCGTATCGTTTCTTCCTTCAACGTTTCGCCGGCGTTCAGCTTATTTATAATAGCTGTCTTATCCATGCCCGGTTTCAATTCATAGACACCGGCCTGGAAGCGCGGTCCTTCATCCTTCAGGCGCAAATAGTATTTGAACAGGAATGAATCGCGAATGATACCTTCATTCTCGAGAACTTCGGCAAACTTGAACGGCGACATCCCTTGCTTCAGCTCCACTTGCTTGACTTCACCCGCAGATGTCGGTCGTAAGCCGTTCCAAATATAGAATGCAGCACCGCCTACGATGAGTACCATGACGGAAAGGATCGAGACGATGACCCATAGTGTAATGACCGCTCGACTCGGTGCTGCATTGCGCTTCTTCTTGACCGGCTTCCCTTCACCCGGCTGCCTCTCTTTATAATTCAACGCCAATCCTCCGTTTCAACCAACATATGCCATGCTCATCAAGCAGCAACAGTATTTCTGTTAAACTCAAACAGGTTATAACGCTGAAAAAAGGGCGGTTTGCACCGCCCTCCTTCTTACTATTCATGAAACCGTGCCGTTTAAGGTCTTTCGTCGCTTATAAACAGCAGATCGTCGTAAGCTTCCGCGACTGATTCCCATTCATCTTCATCTTCGATGGATTCAAGCTCCGGCTCGGATTGGTCCGAGGTCACGATACGGAAGAAAGCCACCTCATCTTCCTTGCGCATACGTGCGGATTGCAGTCCTGCGTAGGCCCGTTCTCCAAGCTGAAACTCAGCGACGATTTGAAATGGTTCCGTGCCGCCATCTTCTCCGATTAATTCGACCTCTTGGCCGAATACATCCTGCAAGACGGTAATTCGCTGCACTGTAGACACGCAAGGCGCCCCTTTCATTTCCGCAGTAATCAGTCTTTCTCCTCGTCAATTTCGCCGAGAAGCGTATTGAACGTCTCTTCGACCATATTCCATTCTTCCTCGTCTTCGATCGTATAAAGCTTCAGGTCGTCTCCGTCCTCTTCATAACGGAAAGCATAGACCTCATCGGCTTCATCGTCCTCGGATTCCGAAAGCGGAACGACCATCATATATTTCTGATCGGAACCGTCTACCTCAAACTTCATGACTACCTCGAACTCTTCCTCATTGCCGTCCTCATCCGGAATATAGATGATTTCCGGCTCTTCGTATTGCATGTCGTCCTTTGTCATCGTTACCCTCACCTTTTCGTTTTAGAATCGAGATAATTTTGCAAAATGAGCGTTGCCGCCATTTTGTCCACGACCTGCTTTCGCTTCTTACGGCTGACATCTGCCTCCAGCAAGGTACGCTCTGCGGCTACCGTTGTCAGTCGTTCATCCCAAAGGTGAACGGGTACATTTAGCTTTTGCTGCAAATCTTGTGCGAATGCGATGCAAATTTCGCCACGCGGACCGATGGTACCATTCATGTTCTTCGGTAATCCGACCACGATCTCGCTTACTTCATGTTCTTGTAACAGCTTTGC carries:
- a CDS encoding methyl-accepting chemotaxis protein, producing MKSKEKKKVKSKAESMKSVSAFYKSTRNGINISSPMKSVGVKLFFIIFSAILLCVLVVGLSSYSTSKSIIKKKVSEFSTVALGQSTGKLDLMFQNYEDLSMQMMLDKSLQAQMQVVMNSTDEYTKFEAVRKITDSLMMYIMGNQTVASVNLIPLQEGKPTIANGTSIENAQQTDWFKQVVEQDGRVLWIPVQPKGLSNSGAPTFALSRLIKNTSTNEGNFVLALEIHLKQLTSQLEDLNIGEGSKITIIDSDNKIVYDTDLEHVGKPAEVTLPKFDKKKTKDAFEATDNAGEDVLAIYNNFDSMNWRLLGAVPVHELVKDAGRIQGMTWIIAGLAALLAIGIGIFVIRMVAIPLVKLRNLMNEGEQGNLSVRSDFKGKDEIGQLSQSFNQMMTQITELVNQTNQSAQDVLNTAGDLADASKKTAISAKEIAVATEEIANGATSLAVEAEKGSDLTGDMGQQMNQVMSANGQMGSAAMEVEMASQQGTSYMNILIEKTGLTEEMIRSMVEKVDRLKESTRSIRKILDMLNNISKQTNILSLNATIEAARAGTAGKGFMVVADEIRKLADQSRQSIDIVGQITETIQKEIDETVQVLSNAYPIFQEQIGSVKEANQIFLTVQSQMGEFVQRLQSVTESITVLEHSQVVLSEAMGNVSAVAEESSATSEEVASLSNEQTNISEGLVKLSDKLETVSKELKESLSRFRTS
- the mltG gene encoding endolytic transglycosylase MltG gives rise to the protein MNYKERQPGEGKPVKKKRNAAPSRAVITLWVIVSILSVMVLIVGGAAFYIWNGLRPTSAGEVKQVELKQGMSPFKFAEVLENEGIIRDSFLFKYYLRLKDEGPRFQAGVYELKPGMDKTAIINKLNAGETLKEETIRFTIPEGYTVEQIADTLSKAGIVDRDSFLKLANSDKTWGDAEAVRSIPKNNKQIKHRLEGYMFPETYELEKGSTPEMIIERMLKELDRKLNTLPENWDDTLADLNIDFHQLMTIASLVEREVVVDEERPIVAGIIYNRLAKKMPLQIDATVQYSLDKPKERLFEKDLLVDSPYNTYQIKGLPPGPIASPSMKSIEAALFPEKTDYLYYVTKKDGSNKHLFARTLKEHNKNIRNSKESSQ
- the ruvX gene encoding Holliday junction resolvase RuvX, translated to MRVMGLDYGDRRIGVAVSDAFGWTAQGVGIVEKRRDGSEMETFAKLLQEHEVSEIVVGLPKNMNGTIGPRGEICIAFAQDLQQKLNVPVHLWDERLTTVAAERTLLEADVSRKKRKQVVDKMAATLILQNYLDSKTKR
- a CDS encoding DUF1292 domain-containing protein, with the protein product MTKDDMQYEEPEIIYIPDEDGNEEEFEVVMKFEVDGSDQKYMMVVPLSESEDDEADEVYAFRYEEDGDDLKLYTIEDEEEWNMVEETFNTLLGEIDEEKD
- a CDS encoding DUF1292 domain-containing protein — translated: MSTVQRITVLQDVFGQEVELIGEDGGTEPFQIVAEFQLGERAYAGLQSARMRKEDEVAFFRIVTSDQSEPELESIEDEDEWESVAEAYDDLLFISDERP